A segment of the Acidimicrobiia bacterium genome:
GAAGAAATCATTGCCAAAGTCAAACGAGGACGAGCCGCCCTCAACCAGATCACTGAATCCGCGACAGACCACTAGAACCATCCAATCGCGGGGAGCATCGCGAGTCCCATTTGTCACTCGCGCTCGAGGCGCTCTAATGCGCGCTGGAGTCGGACGATCGTTTTGGCGCTTCCGATCGCCGCCATCGACTCGAAGAGCGGCGGTGAGACCTGCGATCCGGTGACGGCCACCCGGAGCGGCTGCCAGCCTTTTCTAGGATTGAGTTCCGTATCCTCGAGAACCAGGCGTAACGCCTCTTCGATCGACGCAGGCGTCCACTCACCGACCTCGGATAGGCGCCGGACTGCGGCTGCTAGAGCCACTTTCGCATCACCCTTCATCACTTTCGACCACGACGGTTCGTCAAAGCTCACCTCATCGACGAACAAGAACCGGCTCATCTCCCCGACCTCAGTCATGAGCTTCACCCGCTCTTGAATCAGCGTGGACACTGAAGCGAAGGTTTCCCACTCGTCATCGGTCGGAGGGCGGCCCAGCTCTGCCTCGATCAACGGCCGGGCCCGCCCGGCGAAATCGGCCGCCTCAATGGCGCGCACATACTCACCGTTCATCCACTGCAACTTGTCGACGTCGAACACCGCAGGGTTCTTCGACACTCCGGCCAGATCGAACCGCTCGATCGCCTGCTCGACGGAAAAAATGGTGGTTTCCGCGTCGTACGACCAACCGAGCAGGCTCAAGTAGTTGAACATTGCTTCTGGGAGATAGCCTCCCCGTCGGTACGCCTGCAACGACGTGTCTCCGTGGCGTTTGGACAGCTTCTTGCCGTCCGGACCGAAGAGCAGAGGGAGATGTGCGTAGACGGCCGGGTCGGCTCCCATCGCCCTGGTCAGGAGGATGTGTTTCGGCGTTGAAGGCAGGAGATCTTCTCCGCGTATCACATGGGTGATCTCGTAGTCGACGTCATCAACGGTCGAGGCCAGGTGATAGGTCGGGACGCCGTTCGAACGAAGAATCACGAAATCGTCGATCACCTCCTGACCGAAGCGCATCTCGTCTCGAACGAGATCGACGAATTCCACCGCCGCCTCCTGCGGCACTGAGAACCGAACGACTCCCGAGGTCGCATCGGTGGCTGGCCGCCGGATGTAGACGTTCGGATGTTTGCCCTCTCGCTGGGCCCGGGCGCGCAGTTCGTCGAGTTCTTCGGGCGTCCGTTCGTCGTAGTAGGCGTGCCCGCCGGCCACCAACTGCTCGGCCACCTGGCGGTATCGGTCGAATCTGTCCGACTGCCGATAGGTCCCATGCGGACCGCCGGCATCCACGCCCTCATCCCAATTGAGCCCCAGCCAGGCCAGACCCGTCTTGATGTCGTCCTCGTACTGTTCCTCGCTGCGCTCGACATCGGTGTCATCGATGCGCAGCACGAAGGTACCCCCGTGATGTCGCGCAAACAGCCAGTTGAACAGGGCAGAACGAACGTTGCCGACGTGCAGCAACCCGGTCGGCGAGGGCGCAATGCGAACCCGGACCGTCATGGCTTCACCACCGGATTGGAGAGCACGCCGATCGATTGAACCTCGACGTCGACGATGTCGCCGTCGACGATGGGACCCACGCCCGACGGAGTCCCGGTGAGGATCACGTCTCCTGGCAACAACGTCATGACCCGGGTTACGTACTCGATCAGTTCCGCAACGCCGAAAACCAGGTCGGTGGTCTTTCCGGCCTGGCGGACTTCACCGTTCACGCGGCACAGGATATCGAGGCCTTCCAGGGGATCGAATTCGGTCTCAATGGCGGGGCCAAGCGGGCAGAACGTATCGAATCCCTTGCCCCTGGTCCACTGGCCGTCGGCGCGTTGAAGGTCGCGAGCGGTGACGTCGTTAGCCGCCGTGTATCCGAGCACGATCGACGCGGCATCCTCGGCGCGCACGTTGCGGGCGACGCTCCCGATGACGACCGCAAACTCCGCTTCGTGGTGGACGTTCGTCGAATCGGGCGGAATGACGATGGGTGCTCCGGGGCCGATGACGGAGGTCGACGGCTTGAGGAAGATCACCGGGGCGTCGGGAACCTCCGCCCCCATCTCAGACGCGTGGTCGGCGTAGTTTCTGCCGATGGCCACGATCTTGGTGGGAAATACGGGGGAAAGGAGTTGAACGGAGTCGAACGGGGCAACCACCTCGGTCGACTCCCATTCGAACAGCGGAGAACCTTTGTAGAGGCGGATACCCTCCGGCTCAACGGCACCGTAGACGATGCCTTCGGGGTTGCGTACTCGTACGATTTTCATGGGTAGTACTCGTCTCTCTCATACCTGGACAGTCTGGCGGCCTGCTCAGGATCCATGTGCCGCATCGTGTCGGCGAAGTGTTCGGCCATGACGGGTAGGAAGAGCGCCGTGGCCTCGATGTATCGGTGGCCGTGATCGTCTTCGCCGACCGCCTCGGCCCACATCTTCCGACCCTCTTGAGCGCTCAACCAGGCTGCTCCATGCAGGGTCATTCCGAGCGGGATCGGCCGGAGGTAGTTCGTCTCGAGTTTGACTGTGACTCCCGGCCGCTGATGCGCCATCATGACGAATCCCATCAGGTCGTCGAAGAAGGCGGAGATCGCCCCACCGTGAACGAGACCGGGCCCGCCCTGGAAGCGAGGGGCAAACCGGATTTCGGCCTCAACCAGGTCACCGACGAAGTGCGGTCGCAGACCCAGTCCTTCCGTGTTCTCAGGACCGCACCCGAAGCACCATGGAAGGTGCATCGTCGGAACCCGCGAGAGAGCATCGTGATCGGATACGGGGATCACCGTCCCCGTCAGGTACCGATACGGATCCATCAGCGGAGTTGTTCGGCGATACCGGCGCGAATCTCATCGAGCGTCTGGTGCAGGAAGTCCCGGTCGATGTCGTCGAGGACCGAACGACCGGGCACGGTTTCGTGCGCGGATTTGCGCAGCCACATCGTTCGGCGCCGGTTGAGGTCCGCCCGGGTCACCTCCGGAAGCCCATCGACGCGCAACCCCAGGACGATCAGTGCCGCTTCAACATCATCCGGCACCGGACCGCGTCCAAACACAGACGCCCGGGCAGAGGCGACGGTCGCCACGACGGAGTCAATTGCACCCGAATCGCGTTCGTATTCGGCCTGCCTGACGAGCTTGATGACCCATCCGGCATCCGGACTTGGATTGCCGAACACGCCGCCGACATGCATATCTGCCGGGGAGTTGATCTCGCCGGGTCGGAGCGGCTTCCAGACGCCGGGGGCGCCGGGTTCTGTAGTGGGACGAGGTAGATCGTCGACTTCGAGTTCGATGTTGGGCTGTTGACCCATTGGTTGTCTCCTAGACGGGCTCGAGCCAGTTCAGATACGCGTCGAGTTTGCCGCTAACGGCTTCATGGAACAAGTCCTGAGCACGCTGTGTGATGGGTCCGGGTCGACCGTTGCCGACCGGGCGGTGATCAACTTCCCGGATCGGTGTCACCTCGGCTGCCGTCCCGGTGAAGAACAGTTCGTCTGCGTAGTAGAGATCACTTCGTACCAGCGACGCTTCGCGCACCTCAACGCCGTCATCTTGGAGGAGTTGTATCACTGAGGCCCTGGTGATCCCGTCGAGGATCCCCGCTGAGACCGCCGGTGTCATCACCACACCATCACGAACGAGGAAGAGGTTCTCTCCGCTCCCCTCCGCCACGAGTCCGGCAGTGTTCAACATGATCGCTTCGTCGAATCCGGCCCGCAACGCCTCGCGCTTCGCCAGGACCGAGTTCAGGTACCCGCCCGTTCCTTTGGCATTCGGGATGAGGGTCGACTCGGCGAATCGCCTCCACGAGGAGACGCCGACGGAGATCCCGTTCCGCACTCCGTCCTCGCCCAGGTAGGCGCCCCAGGTCCAGGCCGCGATGATCGTGACGGGCTCACAGGCTCCGGGATCGAGGCTGAGCGAGCCTGCCCCATAGGTCACCAGGGGCCGGATGTAGGCCGAGGGAAGAGAGTTGACCTTGACCACCTCGCGCGCTGCTTCAACCAGGTGCTCGACCGACCAGCCGACGGGGATATCGTAGGCGGCCGCCGATCGGTGCAGGCGTTGCATGTGCTCGGTCAGGCGAAAAACGGCAGGCCCGGTAGCCGTCGCATACGCCCGGATACCCTCGAAGACGCCCGTGCCGTAGTGCAAACCGTGACTGAGCGCGTGGACCTGTGCGTCGGCCCACGGCACCATCTCTCCGTCCATCCAGATGAATTGCGCATT
Coding sequences within it:
- the gltX gene encoding glutamate--tRNA ligase, whose protein sequence is MTVRVRIAPSPTGLLHVGNVRSALFNWLFARHHGGTFVLRIDDTDVERSEEQYEDDIKTGLAWLGLNWDEGVDAGGPHGTYRQSDRFDRYRQVAEQLVAGGHAYYDERTPEELDELRARAQREGKHPNVYIRRPATDATSGVVRFSVPQEAAVEFVDLVRDEMRFGQEVIDDFVILRSNGVPTYHLASTVDDVDYEITHVIRGEDLLPSTPKHILLTRAMGADPAVYAHLPLLFGPDGKKLSKRHGDTSLQAYRRGGYLPEAMFNYLSLLGWSYDAETTIFSVEQAIERFDLAGVSKNPAVFDVDKLQWMNGEYVRAIEAADFAGRARPLIEAELGRPPTDDEWETFASVSTLIQERVKLMTEVGEMSRFLFVDEVSFDEPSWSKVMKGDAKVALAAAVRRLSEVGEWTPASIEEALRLVLEDTELNPRKGWQPLRVAVTGSQVSPPLFESMAAIGSAKTIVRLQRALERLERE
- a CDS encoding fumarylacetoacetate hydrolase family protein, which codes for MKIVRVRNPEGIVYGAVEPEGIRLYKGSPLFEWESTEVVAPFDSVQLLSPVFPTKIVAIGRNYADHASEMGAEVPDAPVIFLKPSTSVIGPGAPIVIPPDSTNVHHEAEFAVVIGSVARNVRAEDAASIVLGYTAANDVTARDLQRADGQWTRGKGFDTFCPLGPAIETEFDPLEGLDILCRVNGEVRQAGKTTDLVFGVAELIEYVTRVMTLLPGDVILTGTPSGVGPIVDGDIVDVEVQSIGVLSNPVVKP
- a CDS encoding PaaI family thioesterase, whose protein sequence is MDPYRYLTGTVIPVSDHDALSRVPTMHLPWCFGCGPENTEGLGLRPHFVGDLVEAEIRFAPRFQGGPGLVHGGAISAFFDDLMGFVMMAHQRPGVTVKLETNYLRPIPLGMTLHGAAWLSAQEGRKMWAEAVGEDDHGHRYIEATALFLPVMAEHFADTMRHMDPEQAARLSRYERDEYYP
- a CDS encoding branched-chain amino acid transaminase; this translates as MDNAQFIWMDGEMVPWADAQVHALSHGLHYGTGVFEGIRAYATATGPAVFRLTEHMQRLHRSAAAYDIPVGWSVEHLVEAAREVVKVNSLPSAYIRPLVTYGAGSLSLDPGACEPVTIIAAWTWGAYLGEDGVRNGISVGVSSWRRFAESTLIPNAKGTGGYLNSVLAKREALRAGFDEAIMLNTAGLVAEGSGENLFLVRDGVVMTPAVSAGILDGITRASVIQLLQDDGVEVREASLVRSDLYYADELFFTGTAAEVTPIREVDHRPVGNGRPGPITQRAQDLFHEAVSGKLDAYLNWLEPV